DNA from Candidatus Desulfarcum epimagneticum:
AAACTCCTTCACAAAAGTCTTGAAAAAACGATTGACGCGGGCTTAAAGCAGACGTTTGAATACATGGACCGATGCGGCGCCGACCAGGGACACCTGGTGGTTTTTGACCGGGATGAAAACAAAAGCTGGGATGACAAGATATTTTACCGGGAAGACACATTCCAGGGGGCGGCCATCGGGGTTTGGGGGATGTGAGTTT
Protein-coding regions in this window:
- a CDS encoding conserved hypothetical protein (Evidence 4 : Unknown function but conserved in other organisms), translating into MLLQAFLQRIVNGGGSIHREYGLGRMRTDILALWPHEKGVQKTAIELKLLHKSLEKTIDAGLKQTFEYMDRCGADQGHLVVFDRDENKSWDDKIFYREDTFQGAAIGVWGM